A genomic region of Leptospira saintgironsiae contains the following coding sequences:
- a CDS encoding aspartate kinase has protein sequence MANIIVQKYGGTSVGSPDRIRNVAGRIKRYHEEGNHVVVVVSAMGHTTDELVDLADKITKNPPKREMDMLLSTGEQVSIALLAMALWEAGVPAKSFTGSQIKMITDGNFSNAKIQGVDRSRIDAALNEGNVVIVAGFQGIDQNENITTLGRGGSDTSAVALAAVLGAKECEIYTDVDGVYTADPRVVPQATKHSQITYEEMLELASLGAGVLHSRSVELGMNYDVVIHVRSSFNNNPGTLVVNEDKIMEKLKVSGVTAKNDQARITIADVPDKPGLAAVLFGDLSSKDILVDVIVQSSPYNGRNTISFTVPKKDLVQALPILESFCNSQGAKKPEINEEISIVSAVGIGMKSHVGVAAQMFKALAEKEINIEMISTSEIKISCVIPRIHAETAVNKIHETFGLSKNS, from the coding sequence ATGGCAAACATAATCGTCCAAAAGTACGGGGGAACATCTGTAGGATCTCCTGATCGCATCCGGAACGTAGCCGGAAGAATCAAACGTTATCATGAAGAAGGCAACCATGTTGTCGTAGTCGTTTCCGCAATGGGGCATACGACGGATGAACTAGTGGATCTGGCCGATAAGATCACCAAAAATCCTCCTAAGAGAGAGATGGACATGTTATTGTCCACGGGAGAGCAGGTTTCTATAGCTCTTCTTGCAATGGCTCTTTGGGAAGCAGGAGTTCCTGCAAAATCATTCACAGGTTCTCAGATCAAAATGATCACTGACGGGAACTTCTCCAATGCAAAGATCCAAGGAGTGGATCGTTCTAGAATTGATGCGGCGTTAAACGAAGGAAACGTTGTGATCGTTGCTGGTTTCCAAGGGATAGACCAGAACGAAAACATCACTACCTTGGGAAGAGGTGGTTCGGATACTTCTGCGGTAGCGTTAGCTGCTGTACTTGGCGCAAAAGAATGTGAAATTTATACTGATGTGGACGGAGTTTATACTGCGGACCCAAGAGTGGTTCCCCAAGCCACTAAACATTCTCAAATCACTTATGAGGAAATGTTGGAACTAGCAAGCCTTGGCGCTGGGGTTCTTCATTCCAGAAGTGTGGAATTGGGAATGAACTATGATGTGGTCATTCATGTACGTTCCAGCTTTAATAATAATCCGGGGACTTTGGTTGTAAACGAGGACAAAATTATGGAAAAATTGAAAGTAAGCGGAGTTACCGCAAAGAACGACCAAGCCAGAATTACAATCGCGGATGTTCCTGACAAACCAGGACTTGCTGCAGTTCTATTCGGAGACTTAAGCTCCAAAGATATTCTTGTAGATGTGATCGTTCAATCTTCTCCTTATAATGGAAGAAACACTATATCTTTCACTGTTCCTAAAAAAGACCTGGTTCAGGCTCTTCCTATTTTGGAATCCTTCTGTAATTCTCAGGGAGCTAAAAAGCCAGAGATCAATGAAGAGATTTCTATCGTTTCTGCAGTAGGGATCGGAATGAAATCCCATGTAGGAGTGGCTGCTCAAATGTTCAAAGCTTTGGCAGAAAAAGAGATCAATATTGAAATGATCTCCACTTCAGAGATCAAAATATCCTGCGTAATTCCAAGAATTCATGCAGAAACTGCTGTAAACAAGATCCACGAGACCTTCGGGCTTTCGAAAAACAGTTGA